From the genome of Mesorhizobium japonicum MAFF 303099, one region includes:
- a CDS encoding SDR family oxidoreductase, producing MSVEKVAVVVAGGSGMGAAAAKRLAADGFKVAILSSSGKGEALAKELGGLGVTGSNQSSDDLQRLADLTLERFGRIDVLVNSGGHGPRAPILEITDEQWRTGMDVYLMNVIRPVRIVAPQMVKQKGGAIINISTAWVAEPNVMFPTSAVFRAGVTAYTKIFSNTYAADNVRMNNVLPGWIDSLPTVEERRDNVPMQRYGTSEEVAATIAFLASEGAGYITGQNIRVDGGVIRAL from the coding sequence ATGAGTGTAGAAAAAGTGGCTGTTGTCGTGGCCGGTGGCAGCGGCATGGGGGCGGCGGCGGCCAAGCGCCTGGCGGCGGATGGGTTCAAGGTCGCCATTCTCTCTTCCTCGGGCAAGGGCGAGGCGCTGGCCAAGGAGCTGGGCGGGCTCGGCGTCACCGGCTCCAACCAGTCGAGCGACGATTTGCAGCGCCTCGCCGACCTGACGCTGGAGCGTTTTGGCCGCATCGACGTGCTGGTCAACAGCGGCGGCCACGGGCCGCGCGCGCCGATCCTGGAGATCACGGACGAGCAGTGGCGCACCGGCATGGACGTCTATCTGATGAACGTCATCCGGCCGGTGCGCATCGTGGCGCCGCAAATGGTCAAGCAGAAGGGCGGCGCCATCATCAACATCTCGACGGCCTGGGTCGCCGAGCCGAACGTGATGTTCCCGACCTCGGCCGTGTTCCGCGCCGGAGTGACCGCCTACACCAAGATCTTCTCCAACACTTACGCCGCCGACAATGTGCGCATGAACAATGTGCTGCCCGGCTGGATCGACAGCCTGCCGACCGTCGAAGAGCGCCGCGACAACGTGCCGATGCAGCGCTACGGCACATCAGAGGAGGTCGCCGCGACGATTGCGTTCCTGGCTTCGGAGGGGGCGGGCTATATCACCGGCCAGAACATCCGCGTGGATGGGGGGGTTATAAGGGCGCTGTGA
- the gcvA gene encoding transcriptional regulator GcvA yields the protein MPEAFLSLPPLNALRAFEASARHLNFRIAAEELNVTQGAVAQHIRGLETHLGTKLFERLPRGLALTDQGRAYVPNIRRAFDLISEATLLLRPEPARLTISVTPSFATKWLIPRLQDFMADNPLVDLRVLASESLSSFQADGVDIAVRQGRPPFGAGLVVDLLFPQQIIAICSPALLPAGATEIPAAEIQHHVLLHDAHNLWPEFMEKVVGLKMTAELKRMRFNQTSLAIDAAIAGQGIALASRFLVAADLAAGRLVQPVSGEMRGTQDFHVVMPRKQRHPEPTQAVRQWLLDAGERALL from the coding sequence ATGCCCGAAGCCTTCCTCAGCCTGCCGCCGCTGAATGCACTGCGCGCCTTCGAGGCCTCGGCGCGCCATCTCAACTTCCGCATCGCCGCCGAGGAGTTGAATGTGACCCAAGGCGCGGTGGCCCAGCACATTCGCGGCCTGGAGACCCATCTCGGCACGAAACTGTTCGAGCGGCTGCCCCGCGGCCTGGCGCTGACCGATCAGGGCCGCGCCTATGTGCCCAACATCCGCCGCGCCTTCGACCTGATCTCGGAGGCAACCTTGCTGCTGCGTCCCGAGCCGGCACGGCTGACGATCAGCGTGACGCCGAGCTTCGCCACCAAATGGCTGATCCCCCGGCTGCAGGATTTCATGGCCGACAATCCGCTGGTCGACTTGCGCGTGCTGGCGAGCGAAAGCCTGTCGAGCTTCCAGGCCGATGGCGTCGACATAGCGGTGCGGCAAGGTCGCCCGCCCTTCGGCGCCGGCCTGGTCGTCGACCTGCTGTTTCCCCAGCAGATCATCGCAATCTGCAGCCCGGCCTTGCTGCCGGCCGGCGCCACCGAAATCCCGGCGGCCGAAATCCAGCATCACGTGCTGCTGCACGACGCGCACAATCTGTGGCCGGAATTCATGGAAAAGGTGGTCGGCCTGAAGATGACGGCAGAGCTGAAACGCATGCGCTTCAACCAGACCAGCCTCGCCATCGACGCGGCCATCGCCGGCCAGGGCATAGCGCTGGCCAGCCGCTTCCTCGTCGCCGCCGACCTCGCCGCCGGCCGGCTCGTCCAGCCGGTCAGCGGCGAAATGCGTGGCACGCAGGATTTCCATGTCGTGATGCCGAGAAAGCAGCGCCATCCCGAGCCGACGCAGGCCGTGCGGCAATGGCTGCTGGACGCGGGGGAACGGGCGTTGTTGTGA